One part of the Rutidosis leptorrhynchoides isolate AG116_Rl617_1_P2 chromosome 1, CSIRO_AGI_Rlap_v1, whole genome shotgun sequence genome encodes these proteins:
- the LOC139885942 gene encoding autophagy-related protein 8C-like codes for MAKSSFKLEHPLEKRQAESARIREKYPDRIPVIVEKAERSDISDIDKKKYLVPADLTVGQFVYVVRKRIKLSAEKAIFIFVKNILPPTGAMLSAIYEENKDEDGFLYMTYSGENTFGLL; via the exons ATGGCCAAAAGCTCCTTCAAGTTGGAACATCCTCTAG AGAAGCGACAAGCTGAGTCTGCACGTATCAGGGAGAAGTATCCTGACAGAATTCCG GTTATTGTGGAGAAGGCTGAAAGATCTGATATATCTGATATTGACAAGAAGAA ATATCTGGTACCTGCTGATCTAACTGTTGGACAGTTTGTGTATGTTGTGAGAAAGAGAATTAAGCTGAGTGCCGAAAAGGCCATCTTTATTTTTGTCAAGAACATTCTACCACCTACTG GTGCCATGCTGTCTGCTATCTATGAAGAAAACAAAGACGAAGATGGTTTTCTCTACATGACTTATAGTGGAGAGAACACATTTGGATTACTTTGA